The genomic stretch CAGCTCGAGCACCTTCATCGGCGCATCATTCCCGCTTCGGATCGGAATGTCAGCCAGCGGTGGATACACCGACTTCCAATGGATCGATGTGGTGGTCGAGCCACTGTACGAGACGCATGACATCAACCGTCTGCATGCATCGTTCACGTCGACGGGAGGGATCGGCTGGTGGGGGTTCGCGACTGAACCCGGAGGCCGGAAAGGTGAGGGCGTTCGTTTCGACGGCGGTCCGAACTGCCTCTTCGAAGGTGGATTCATGGTGGGTACCGACGCCGACCACCTGGCCGATGCCATTCGTATCCCCTTCTTCGAGGGTCCTGGCGAGAACTCGGACTTCTTCCCGAACGAGCCGCCGCCGTTCCGGCTGACGCCGGGCCTGGTCTCGGACCAGGAAATTCGCACATCATTCCGTGAGTTCCCGCAGGTCTTCGTCGGGGTGCGAGTCCAGGGGGAAACACGCGCCTTCGCTGCTCCGGCCAATCAGGACTTCATCCTCGCCGGCTACCGCGTCGTCAACACGAATACGACGGTGTTGACCGGACTGCGCGTCGGACTCTGGCTCGACTGGAACATCGACGAGAGTTATTTCGCCACGAACCGAGCCGACTGGGATGCGGCACGTGGTCTCGGATACGCGTGGGACACCACCGATCTGAGTCAGCCCTACTTCGGGGTCATGGTGCTGTCGGGCGGATCGAGCACCACATATTCGGCCTTGCCGTCGTCGAGCTACCCCAAGACGGCCAAGTGGAATGCCATGAATGGTTTGTTTGGAACCAGCAGCGGCCCCGGGGATGTTGCTCATGTTCTGGCTACCGGTCCGTTCAACGTGGCTCCAGGCGACAGCGTGGCGGTCTGGTTTGCCCTCATCGCCGGGCACAGCCTGGCCGAGCTGCAGGCGAGCGCAGACCAGGCGCGGACCTTGTGGAACTCGCTCGTGGCGGTCGAGCAGGGACCGAGTGCGGCCGGAATGTCGCTCGCGAAGCTGGCGCCCAATCCTTTCTCCGGAGGCACCCGGCTCGACCTCCGGATCGACCGGCCTCGCACCCTCGCGGCGAGCGTCTTCGACACGCGTGGACGCCGGGTTCGAAACCTCGGGAATCGCGCGTTCGGCGCCGGCTTCGCCAGCCTCGAGTGGGACGGCAAGGACGACGGAGGGCATGCGGTCGGCGCGGGAGTCTACTTCCTCAGCGTCGAGTCCGAAGGGCAGCGCTGGATGAAGAAGGCGATCGTGCTGCGCTGAGGCTCAGAGCAGCACGATGCGCGTCACCGCGCGGCGATCGCCCGCGCGCAGCTCGCAGAAGTAGATCCCTGGCGTGGCGCGCGCGCCGCCGTCGGTGCTCCGGTCCCAGCGTGCGGAGTGCTCGCCGATCCCGAGCCGGCCCTGAGCCAGCGTGCGCACCAGGCGTCCCGACGTATCGAAGATCCTCACGCTCGCCTCCGACTCCTTTTCGCCGTCTCCGGTCACGTCCGCGATGATCGGAGGCGATCCGTAGCTCGTCAGGGAATACGTCGCGGGAGCGGCGAATACTCCGCCGCCGAGACCCATGAGCACGGTGAACCCGTTTTCGAACCTGGCCGAGATGACGAGGTCCACCTTCCCGTCACCGTCGAGATCTCTGGCCGATATGTACTCGGGGGTTCCGGGCACGCCCGCGGCCGTGAACGGCGCTCGGAAGAGCGACGCCGCAGGGGCGGCGAGGGGCAGGCCGATCAGGACGGCCAGACTCGTGGCCGTGGGAAGGAGCCATCGGAAGGGCTGGGAGACGGGGAGCACGAACCCTCCAACGAGAGGGCTGAAGTGTAGACGTCTTCCTGGCCGATCAATCGATTTCCCGCCGGGTTTACCCTGCGTGGCCGCGGGTCTAGAGTACGCGGCCATGCCGGTCTCCAAGGATCTGGCCCGCGAAGTCATCGCCCGGCTCACCCAGTACGGCTCGCTCGACGTGCTGGCGCAGCGGATCGCCCCGGTGCCCCCCGAGGAGAAGGAGCTTCCGCCCGACGTCCCGCGGCCCAGCGACTGGTCCGAGGAAGCCCGAGCCCAGAGGATCGCCTTCCTCGAGGCGCGGGGCATGGAGCTGCCGAACCTTGCCGGGCGCGGCACGGCCATCGATCCCGAGACCCTCCGGGGGAACATCGAGCAGTACATCGGGATGACGCAGGTGCCGACCGGCGTCATCGGCCCGCTGAGGGTGAACGGCGTTCACGCGCACGGCGACTATTACGTGCCGCTCGCCACCACCGAGGGCACGCTGGTGGCCAGCTACCATCGCGGAGCACGTCTCGCGTCCCGTGCGGGCGGGGTCTCGGCGATCGTCACCACCGAGCAGGTGCAGCGCGCGCCCGGCTTCGTGTTCTCGCGCATCGCGGACGCCGCGGTGTTCGCCGCCTGGGCCACCACCCAGTTCGATCGCCTGCGCGAGGTCGCCGCCACGCGAACGTCGCACGGACAGCTGATCGACCTGCTGGCGCACGTCGAAGCCAACCAGGTCTATCTGATCCTCGCCTACCACACCGGCGACGCCGCCGGGCAGAACATGGTGACCTTCTGCACCGAAGCGGTGTGCGAGACCATTCTCGAGACCAGCCCGGTCAAACCGGTGTCGTGGTTCCTCGAGGCCAACATGTCCGGTGACAAGAAGGCCACCGTCCTCAGCTTCCTGCAGACCCGCGGTCGCCACGTGATGGCCGAGGTGACGCTGCCACGGCGGCTCGTCGAGCGCGGGCTCCATACCACGCCCGAGCGCATGGACGAATACTGGCGCACGAGCTTCGTCGGCGGCGCGCAGAGCGGCTCGATCGGCGTGAGCGGACACATCGCCAACGGCATCGCCGCCCTGTTCCTGGCGTGCGGCCAGGACGTGGCGTGCGTCAGCGAGGCCAGCGTCGGCATCACGCGCCTCGAGCTGACCGGCACCGGCAACCTGCACTGCGCGGTCACGCTTCCGAACCTGATCGTCGGCACCGTGGGCGGCGGCACGCGGATGCCGACCGCGCGCGAGTGTCTGCGCATCATGCGCTGCGAGGGAGCGGTCGAGAACAAGCGCCAGGCCAGCAAGTTCGCCGAGATCGCCGCGGCGGTCGCGCTGGCCGGGGAGATCTCGATCGTGGGCGCGATCTGCGCGGGAGAATTCGCCGGATCGCACCAGCGCTTGGGCCGGGCGCCCGCGGGCTGAGGCGCCGAGATCCGGCGATGAGCGCGACCCGGCGCCAGGCCGAAGCGCCGGACCGCGTGCCCGAGAACCGCGCGCCGCTTCTCCAGCGCTTCTTCGTCTACCAGGCCGAGCGGTTCCCGCTCCTCGCGCTGGTTCCGCTGATCACGCTGTTCACCTTCTCCTCGGCGGCGTACTCACGACTGGCGCGCGGAGCTTCCGGATTCGTCCCAGGGGCGGTGTTCGCGGTCGGCAGCTTCACCGCGATCACCATCTTCTTCATGCTGCGGGTGCTGGACGAGCACAAGGATGCGCCCTGGGACCAGCGCTTCCGCCCCGAGCTGCCGGTGCCGCGCGGACTGATCTCGCTCGCCGAGCTCAGGTGGATCGGCGCCGGCGTGACGGCGGCCGCGATCCTTGCCAACCTCCTGGTCGCGCCCATCCTGCTGCTCCCGCTCCTCGTCGTGGCGATGTGGGCGACGCTGATGACCAAGGAGTTCTTCGTTCCCGCCTGGCTGCGCGCCCATCCCGCGGCCTACCTGCTCACGCACATGGCGATCATGCCGCTCATCGACGGCTACACCACCGGCCTCGACTGGCTGCTGGCCGCGGAGCACCGTCCGCGCGGCCTGCTGCTGTTCCTGCTCGTGACGTTCGCGAACGGCTGCCTCATCGAGATCGGGCGAAAGATCCGGGCGCCCGAGGGCGAGCGTGAAGGCGTGGACACCTACACGCGCGCCTGGGGCGTGCGGATGGCGCCGATCGTATGGCTGTCCACTCTCGCCGCCTCGGCGCTCCTGGCATGGAGAGCCGCGGTGAACACCGGCACCGCGCGGGAGGCCCTGGTCGTGCTCGCTCTGCTGGCCGTGCCGTGCGCGTGGCCGGCGTTCCGCTTCGCGAGACGTGCCTCGGTCCCGGCGTCCCGCCACATCGATGGCGCGAGTCAGCTGTGGCCCGCCGTCACCTACCTCGTGCTGGGCGCCATGCCCTTCCTGATCCACGCCATGAGGCGGCCATGAGCGCCCCCTCCGCTGGCGTGTCGCGCTCGTGGATCCACGTTCCCGGCGGCGACCAAGCCGCGCCGGTCGAGCAGGTCGGAGGCAAGGGCCATCACCTCGAGCGGCTGCTGGCGCTGGCCCGCGGCGATGCGGGGTTCTGTGTCCCGAGCTTCGTGGTCGTGACCACAAGGGCGTACGACACCCTGGTGGGCAGCGCGCGGCCGTGGCCGGCCGACGAGGCGCAGGCTCGCGCTCGCGCGGCCGAGGTTCGAGCCGCGCCGCTTCCGCCGGAGCTCGAGCACGATCTCCCCGCCGCGCTGAAATCCTCGGGACTCGATCGGCGCCTGCTCGCGGTTCGCTCGTCGGCGGCGGCCGAGGACAGCGCGGCGCGCTCGTTCGCCGGCCAGTTCGACAGCGTGCTGGGCGTGCGCGCCGACGACGACCTCGAGGCGCTGAAGCGGGCGCTGCGGCAGGTTTGGGCTTCGGCCTTCAACGCATGGGCGGCCGCGTATGGCGCGGCCGGCGGCGCCGTGGCGCCGGTGCGCATGGCGGTGGTCATCCAGGAGATGGTGGACCCACGCGTTTCGGGGGTCGCCTTTTCCGCCGATCCGGTTTCGGGCGCTCGCCACACCGCGGTGGTGAGCGCGGTCCATGGCCTTGGGGAAGGACTGGTGAGTGGCGAGCTCGACGCCGACACCTATCGGGTGCGCTTCGCCTCCGATTCCGTCCACGTCGAGTCGAGCCTGGCTCGCAAGACCCATGCGGTCCGGCTCACCGCCTCGGGAGGAACGCAGCTCGAAGCGCTTCCCGAAGAGCGTCAGGACGCCCCCGCGCTGGGGGACGAGGAGGCGAAGCGCGTCGCCCGGGTCGCACGCCAGCTCGAGCGTGCGTTCGGATCGCCGCAGGACATCGAGTGGGCGCTCGGCGGCGCTCCCGACCGGCTGTTCGTGCTCCAGGCTCGTCCGATCACGACCCTCGGTTCCTCTCGCGTCGCGCCTCGGACCGGCGAGCGCTGGGTGTGGGACAACAGCAACATCATCGAGAGCTACAGCGGCGTCACGACGCCGCTCACCTTCACCTTCGCCCGCGAGGTCTACGAGAGCGTGTACCGCCAGTTCTGCCGCCTGATGGGGACGCCGGAAGCGCTGATCGAGTCGCACCAGCCGGTGTTCGCCAACATGCTCGGGCTGGTGCGCGGGCGCGTGTACTACAACCTGCTCAACTGGTATCGCACGCTCGCGCTGCTTCCGGGATTCCAATTCAATCGCTCGTTCATGGAGCGGATGATGGGCGTGCGGGAGGCGCTCGAGGATCCGCCGCCGCCGCCCAGCGCCGGCAATCGCCTGCGCGATCTCGCGAGTCTCACCCGCATGATCCTCCGCATGGTCCGCGAGGCCGGAAAGCTCCAACGCGAGGTCCCGGCCTTCCACGCGCGCGTCGAGAGCGCGATCGGACCGCTGCGCCACGCGGACGTGAGCGCATGGCCGGCGGCCGAGGCGCTCGCGCTCTATCACCAGCTCGAGCGCCGGCTGCTCGAGCAGTGGCGACCGCCGCTGGTCAACGACTTCTTCGCGATGGTGTTCTTCGGCGTGCTCTCGCGGCTCACCGAGCGCTGGCTTCCGGGCTCGCCGCCGACGCTGGTCAACGATCTCCTGTGCGGCGAAGGAGGCATCGTCTCGACCGAGCCGGCGCGACGAGTCATGGCGCTGGCCGGCCTGGTGCGTCAGGATCCGGAGCTCATCCAGGCCTTCGCGGCGGAGCCCGACGATCGCCAGCTGCTGGCGCGGCTCGAGCGTCTTCCCGGCGCCGAAGCGCTGGTGCGCGAGATCCATCGTTACCTGGACGACTTCGGCGATCGCTGCATGGAGGAGCTCAAGCTCGAGACGGTCACGCTCGGCGAGGATCCCGCGTTCCTGATCGCGATGATCCGCGCCTACGCCACTCGAGGCACCACCGATCCCAAAGCCGCCTGGGAGCGGGAGCGCGCCATTCGCCGCGGGGCCGAGGCCCAGGTGAAGGCAAACCTCGAGGGATGGAAGCATGCGCTCTATCAGTGGGTGCTGGTGCGGGCCAGGCGGCGCGTGCGTGACCGGGAGAATCTGCGCTTCGAGCGCACCCGTGTCTTCGGCGTGGTTCGCCGCATCGTCATTGCGCTGGGCCGCGATCTCGCGCGACAAGGGCGGATCGCCGACGCCCGTGATGTGTTCCACCTCACGCGTCACGAGCTGTTCGCGGCCTTCGAGGGCGGATCGAACGCCGACCTCCAGGCGCTGGTGCGGGAGCGGCGCGAGCGGTTCGAGTCATGGGCGCGCGAGACGCCGCCTCCCGACCGATTCGAAACCTACGGCGCCCCCGGAGCGTGGGGGCCGGATTGGATCGCGAGCGCCGAATCGGCGACGTTGGCACCTGGCGCAGGCGCCGCCGAGCTGCGCGGAACCGGATGCTGTCCCGGCGTGGTGAAGGCGCCGGTGCGGGTGGTGCGCGATCCGCGCGGGGCGCGCGACCTGGAGGGGAAGATTCTGGTGGCGGAGCGCACCGATCCAGGATGGACGCTGCTCTTTCCCGCGGTGCGGGGCCTGCTGGTGCAGCGCGGCAGCCTGCTCAGCCACTCGGCGATCGTGGCTCGAGAGATGGGACTGCCCTGCGTCGTCGGCATCCCCGGGCTGCTCGACATCCTGGAAGACGGCGAGGTCGTCGAGATGGACGGCGCCGCGGGCGTGGTGCGCCGCCAGAAGGCGACGGCCGCGTCGTGACGGCTCCCGCCGCGGCCCGCGCGCGTGCGCCGGAAGCATCCATCGGGCAGCGCGCCGCGTTCGACTTCGTCCGCTACGGCAACGTGTGGGAGGACGCCGACATCCTGTGCGAGGCGCTGGCTCCGGTCGCCCGTGGCGGCAGGCTGTGCTCGATCGCCTCCGCCGGGGACAACGCACTGGCCCTGCTGACACTGGATCCCGCGGAAGTGGTCGCCGTGGACCTGAGCGGAGCTCAGCTCGCCTGCCTGGATCTGCGCATGGCCGCCTTCCGGCGCCTCGATCATGCCGAGCGGCTCGCGTTCCTGGGAGTGACGGCTTCGGACCGCCGAGCCGAGGTGTATCGGCAGCTGCGCGGCGATCTCTCGCCGTCCGGACGCGAGTTCTGGGATGCGCACCCCGTGGCGATCACGGCGGGTCCCATCCACGCCGGCAAGTTCGAACGCTACTTCCGGCTCTTCCGCCGCTGCGTGCTGCCGCTCATCCACGGCCGGAGCACGGTGCGCGATCTCGTCCGACCCAAGTCGGTCCAGGATCAGCGCGCCTTCTACCAGTCCCGCTGGGATACGTGGCGCTGGCGGGCGCTGTTCAAGGCGTTCTTCAGCCGCGCGGTGATGGGCCGGCTGGGCCGCGACCCCGAATTCTTCGCGGGCGTCCACGGTCCGGTGGGTGAGCGCATCCTCGAGCGGACGCGCCAGGCTCTCACCGAGCTTCCGGTCTCCACCAACCCCTATCTCGTCTTCATCGTCTGCGGCACGTTCACCGCCGACGCGCTGCCGCGCTACCTGCGTCCCGAGCACGAGGCGGCGATCCGCGCCCGGCTGGATCGTCTGCGGCTGCGTCAGGGCACGGTGCAGTCGGCCGGCGGCGTGTTCGACGGATTCAATCTCTCGGACATCTTCGAGTACATGCCGATGCTGGAGCACGAGATCTGTTACGCGGACATCCTCGACCACGCGCGCCCCGGGGCGCGACTCGTCTACTGGAACATGCTGGCGCCCCGCTCGCGTCCGTCGAGTCTGGCGGCCCGCGCAGCGCCGCTCGAAGGCGAGGCCCGCGCGCTGCACGCCCGCGATCGAGCCTGGTTCTATCAGCGGCTGCACGTCGATCAGGTGAGTGGAGGAAAGGCGTGATCGCGGCGTTGCCGGCGTTCGGCACCCCGATGGGCGAAGCCGCGCGGGCGGCACTGGTCCTGTCGGCGTTCTTCGTGCTGGTGATCGCCGCCGAGCTTTGGCACCGGCGCCTCCATCCGCCGATCGAATGGACGCGCAAGCTCGTGCACTTCGGCGCCGGGCTCCTGGCGTGCGCGTTTCCGTGGTGGTTCGACTCCCCGTGGACGCTGCTGGCCGTGGCCGCGACCGGTGGCGCGCCGATCTTCGTGGCTCGCGCTCGCGGGGGGCTCCAGAGCATCTTCGGCGTCGAGCGGCGCTCCTTCGGCGACGTCTACTTCCCGATCGCCATCTTCATCCTCTTCCTGGTCGGCCGGCACACGCCGGTCTTCTACGTGGTGGCGCTGCTGACCCTGGTCGTCGCCGATGCGCTGGCCGCCGTGCTCGGCCGCGCCTACGGCAAGCACCGGTACCGGGTCACCACCGAGCAGCGAAGCCTCGAAGGATCCGCGGTGTTCCTGTTCGTCACCTTTCTGGTGGTCCATTTGCCGCTGTTGCTGGCGACCAACATCGAGCGCGGCGCGTGCGTGCTCATGGCGGCCCAGATCGCCTTGCTGGTCGGCTCGTTCGAAGCCATCGGCACTCAGGGCAGCGACAACCTGTTCGTGCCGCTCGGCGCCTATTATCTGCTTACGAAGCTCACGCCCAAGCCGCTCGAGGCGATCGTCGTCCAGATCCTGGTGCAGATGGCGATCCTGATGCTCATGCTGTGGATCTCCCGCCGCACCCGCTTCTTCTCGTTCAGCGGCGCGATTGCCGCGCACCTGATGCTGTACGCGGCGTTCAGCCTGGGCGGGCCGTCCTGGATCGTCGCTCCCGCGCTGGCGTTGACCGTGGCCATGGTGCTGGAGCAGCGGCGCGTGGCGCGCATGCGACGGCCGGCGTCGGCCGACCACGACGTCGCGGTCATCTTCTATGTGAGCGTCGTGGCGGTGCTGCTCATCTTCGCCGACAACACCTTCAGCACGGCGCTGGCGAGATCGTCGGCCCTGCGCGGGTGGCATCCGTTCCTCGGGCCCTACGTTGGCTCGCTCTCCGGGGCCATCGCGATCGTCGCCTACCTCGGCCTCGAGAGCTCCCCCCGCGTGCGCCACCGCTCGCCCGCATGGCGCGCACTCGCCAGCGGCCTGATCGGCTTCGGCGTGGTGGCGCCGCTCGGACTGTGGGCGTCACGCGGCGCGGGGCGGGTGGGCATCGAGTTCGGGACCGCCGCCGTGCTGAGCGCCGTGGCCATGCTCGTCTTTCTCGCGCTGCGCCGCGGCTTCGCCCAGCCGCCCGGGACGGGATGGAACCTGCGCTACCTCGCGCTTTCGGTGCTGGCGGCGACGCTGATCACCATGCCGCTCCACTTCCATTGGATCCAGGCCGGCGCCTGGGCGCTGCGATGAGCGCGATCAGGATCGAGTCGGCCGGCGACGCGCGGAGCTTCGAGGAGGTGCGCGAGCGGGTCGGACCGGAAGCCGCGAGCGAGGCGCCGCCTCTGCCGGGCTCCACGCTCATGGTGGCGTGGCGGGGCGATCAGCCGGTGGCCAGGCTGGCTTGCCGCGTGGCGCCCGACCTGCACGACGCTCCGGGCGCGAGTGGCATGGTGGGCTTCTACGAAGCGCTGGAGTCCGAAGCCGGCGCCACTCTGCTGCGAGCCGCGTGCGCGGCGCTCGCCGAGCGCTCGGTCGCACGCGTGCTGGGCCCGATGAACGGCAGCACGTGGGCCCGCTACCGCCTGGCGCTCCGGCCGCCCGGGGAAGCGCACGGCGACGATCCGCCGTTCCTCACCGAGCCGTGGAACCCGCCGCGCTACCCCGGGGACTTCGAGGCGGCCGGGTTCTCGGTGGTGGCCCACTACGAGAGCCGCATCGATCTGGATCTCGATGCCGATGCGGAGGATGCGGACACGCTGGAGGCGCGCGTGCGGCACGCCGGAATACGCGTGCGCGCACTCGAGCCAGGGGACTTCGATCGCGAGCTCGCGCGCCTGTTCACCCTGAGTCTCGAGTGCTTCGCCGGCAACCTCTATTACACGCCGATCGACTTCGACACCTTCCGCGCGCAATACGAGAAGATCCGGCCGCTGATCGATCCCACCCTGGTGCTCATCGCGGAGACCGACCGACGGCCGGTCGCCTTCCAGTTCGCCTTCCGCGACCCGCTCTCGCCGGATCCTTCGAAGCCGCGGGTGATCGTGAAGACGGTGGCCACGTCGCCTGCCTGCCGCGGGCTCGGTCTCGGCGGTCACATGCTCGACCTCATCCGTCGCCGGGCGCGCGAGATGGGCGCGGGCAGCGTGATCCACGCGCTCATGTACGTGCGCAACCTCTCGATGCGCATGTCGGCGCGTCACGAGACCGAGGTTTTCCGCCGCTACGCGCTCTATCAGTGGACGCCCTGAACCCCAACATCGCGGCGCGGCTCGCCGAGCCGGCGGCCCGCATTCCAGGACGCACGGCGATCGTCGACGGACGGCATGACACACGGCTCACCTTCGGCGAGCTGGCGGAGCAGGTCGCCGCCCTGGCCAACGGGATCGAGGCGCGTGGCATCGTATCCGGGGACCGCGTGCTGCTGTTCGTGCCGATGTCCGCCGACCTGTACGTGGCCCTGCTGGCGGTGCTCCACCTCGGCGCCGTGGCGGTGTTCGTGGACGCCTGGGCGGGCCGATCGCGGCTCGATGCCGCGGTCCGCGCCGCCAGACCCAAGGCCTTCATCGGCACCGCGAAATCGCACCTGCTGCGCCTCGTGAGCCCGGCGCTGCGCGCGGTGCCGCTCGCGCTGGTGGCACATTCGCCGGGCTTCACGCTGGCGCGTCTGATGAAGGGCGGCGCCGCCCGCGCTCCGGCGCAGCTCGCGGGCGACGCGCCCGCGCTCGTCACCTTCACCACCGGAAGCACAGGACGCCCCAAGGCGGCCGCACGATCGCACGGCTTCCTGTGGGCGCAGCACGAAGCGCTGGCACGCGAGCTGGCCCCGCGTCCGGACGACGTCGACATGCCCACGCTGCCGGTGTTCGTGCTCAACAACCTGGCGGCCGGCATCCCCAGCGTGCTGCCCGATTTCGACCCGCGGCGACCGGCCGACATCGATCCGCCGCGGGTGCACGCGCAGATGACCCGCGAAGGCGTCACGACGACGAGCGGGTCGCCGGCCTTCTACGAACGTCTGGCCGAATGGTGCGAAGCCCGGGGCGAGCGCCTACCGGTGCGCGCTCTGTTCACCGGCGGGGCGCCGGTGCTGCCGCCGCTGGCGCGCCGCCTGGCGGCGGTGACCGATGGAGAGGTGCACGTCGTCTACGGCAGCACCGAGGCCGAGCCGATCGCCGCCATCGAGGCTCGCGCCATGGATCGAGCCATGGCGGAGGGAAGCTCGAACGGCCTTTGCGTGGGAGCGCCCACCGAGGGGCTCCATCTCCGGCTGGTGCGGCCTCACGATGGCCCGATCGCGCTCGGAACGAACGGTTGGAGGGATTGGGACGTGGGAGCGGGGGAGGTCGGGGAAGTGCTGGTGAGCGGGGCTCACGTGTTGCCGGGCTACCTGGACGATCCTGAATCCGACCGCGCGCAGAAGGTCCGGGATGGAGACCGCGTCTGGCACCGGACCGGTGACGGAGCCTGGCTCGATCCCGAGGGGCGTCTCTGGCTGATGGGACGCGTGAAGCACCGGGTGCGTCGTGGCGGCGAGACCTGGTGGGGCACGGCTGCGGAAGTGCGCGCGCTGCGGGTCGATGGGGTGCGTCATGCCGCCTACCTCGGACTCGCGGACGACCGGCTGGGGGAGCGGGCGGTGCTGTGCGTGGAAACCACGCGGGGCGGGATGGACGAGCGACTGCGGCGCAAGCTGCGAGACGCCCTGGGCGAGTGGCCGGCGGACGAGCTGCTGGCGCTGGAGATTCCTCGCGACCCTCGACATGCCTCGAAGACCGACCTCGACCGGCTGCGGGCGGTTCTCACCGGGCGACACGGCAGCCGGTAGCTCCCATCCGGCCCTGGAGGGATCGCTCCTCCGAAACGATTCCCTTGCCGCGGCCGGGGAACCTACTTAGTCTGTCAGCCTCGTGGCGTCGCCTCCGACGTGGCGGAGGCGATGATCGTCGCAGGGACGCGACCGGAAAGAGGGACCGATGTCCCCGGCGAACCTCTCGCGCCGCATGGCACTCCTCCTTGCGGTCGGCGCCGCCTATTACGGTGCGGGAAAACTCGGGCTGAGCCTCGCGTTCGTGAATGCGAGCGCGACCGCCGTGTGGCCGCCCGCCGGCATCGCGCTGGCGGCGCTGCTCCTGTTCGGCAACCAGGTCTGGCCAGCCATTCTCGTGGGCGCCTTCCTGGTCAACCTGACGACCGCCGGCACGGTGACGACCTCCATCGCCATCGCCGCGGGGAACACACTCGAAGGCTTGCTCGGCGCTTTTCTGGTGCGCCGCTTCGCGTCGGGCACCCGCGTCTTCGAGCAACCGCAGGACATCCTGAAGTTCGCCGGCCTGGCCAGCGTGAGCGCCATGCTGGGCGCCACGATCGGGGTCGCCACCCTGGCGCTCGGCGGCCTCGCGAGCGGGCCATCGCTCGCTCGCACCTGGCTCACCTGGTGGCTGGGCGACACGGCGGCGGTGTTGGTCGTCGGCCCGCCGCTGATCCTGTGGGGTCTGTCCGCGCGGATCGAGGCTTCGCGCCGGTTCATGCTCGAAGCCGCGCTGCTCCTGCTCGCGGTCGTGGCTTCCGGACTCCTCGTGTTCAGCGACCGGTGGGGCATCTCGCACGGCAACTTCCCGCTCCACTTCCTGTGCGTGCCGCCGCTCCTCTGGGCAGCCTTCAGCTTCACCCAGCGGGAGACC from Candidatus Eisenbacteria bacterium encodes the following:
- a CDS encoding FG-GAP-like repeat-containing protein is translated as MLPVSQPFRWLLPTATSLAVLIGLPLAAPAASLFRAPFTAAGVPGTPEYISARDLDGDGKVDLVISARFENGFTVLMGLGGGVFAAPATYSLTSYGSPPIIADVTGDGEKESEASVRIFDTSGRLVRTLAQGRLGIGEHSARWDRSTDGGARATPGIYFCELRAGDRRAVTRIVLL
- a CDS encoding AMP-binding protein, which codes for MDALNPNIAARLAEPAARIPGRTAIVDGRHDTRLTFGELAEQVAALANGIEARGIVSGDRVLLFVPMSADLYVALLAVLHLGAVAVFVDAWAGRSRLDAAVRAARPKAFIGTAKSHLLRLVSPALRAVPLALVAHSPGFTLARLMKGGAARAPAQLAGDAPALVTFTTGSTGRPKAAARSHGFLWAQHEALARELAPRPDDVDMPTLPVFVLNNLAAGIPSVLPDFDPRRPADIDPPRVHAQMTREGVTTTSGSPAFYERLAEWCEARGERLPVRALFTGGAPVLPPLARRLAAVTDGEVHVVYGSTEAEPIAAIEARAMDRAMAEGSSNGLCVGAPTEGLHLRLVRPHDGPIALGTNGWRDWDVGAGEVGEVLVSGAHVLPGYLDDPESDRAQKVRDGDRVWHRTGDGAWLDPEGRLWLMGRVKHRVRRGGETWWGTAAEVRALRVDGVRHAAYLGLADDRLGERAVLCVETTRGGMDERLRRKLRDALGEWPADELLALEIPRDPRHASKTDLDRLRAVLTGRHGSR
- a CDS encoding PEP/pyruvate-binding domain-containing protein, whose amino-acid sequence is MSAPSAGVSRSWIHVPGGDQAAPVEQVGGKGHHLERLLALARGDAGFCVPSFVVVTTRAYDTLVGSARPWPADEAQARARAAEVRAAPLPPELEHDLPAALKSSGLDRRLLAVRSSAAAEDSAARSFAGQFDSVLGVRADDDLEALKRALRQVWASAFNAWAAAYGAAGGAVAPVRMAVVIQEMVDPRVSGVAFSADPVSGARHTAVVSAVHGLGEGLVSGELDADTYRVRFASDSVHVESSLARKTHAVRLTASGGTQLEALPEERQDAPALGDEEAKRVARVARQLERAFGSPQDIEWALGGAPDRLFVLQARPITTLGSSRVAPRTGERWVWDNSNIIESYSGVTTPLTFTFAREVYESVYRQFCRLMGTPEALIESHQPVFANMLGLVRGRVYYNLLNWYRTLALLPGFQFNRSFMERMMGVREALEDPPPPPSAGNRLRDLASLTRMILRMVREAGKLQREVPAFHARVESAIGPLRHADVSAWPAAEALALYHQLERRLLEQWRPPLVNDFFAMVFFGVLSRLTERWLPGSPPTLVNDLLCGEGGIVSTEPARRVMALAGLVRQDPELIQAFAAEPDDRQLLARLERLPGAEALVREIHRYLDDFGDRCMEELKLETVTLGEDPAFLIAMIRAYATRGTTDPKAAWERERAIRRGAEAQVKANLEGWKHALYQWVLVRARRRVRDRENLRFERTRVFGVVRRIVIALGRDLARQGRIADARDVFHLTRHELFAAFEGGSNADLQALVRERRERFESWARETPPPDRFETYGAPGAWGPDWIASAESATLAPGAGAAELRGTGCCPGVVKAPVRVVRDPRGARDLEGKILVAERTDPGWTLLFPAVRGLLVQRGSLLSHSAIVAREMGLPCVVGIPGLLDILEDGEVVEMDGAAGVVRRQKATAAS
- a CDS encoding hydroxymethylglutaryl-CoA reductase; amino-acid sequence: MPVSKDLAREVIARLTQYGSLDVLAQRIAPVPPEEKELPPDVPRPSDWSEEARAQRIAFLEARGMELPNLAGRGTAIDPETLRGNIEQYIGMTQVPTGVIGPLRVNGVHAHGDYYVPLATTEGTLVASYHRGARLASRAGGVSAIVTTEQVQRAPGFVFSRIADAAVFAAWATTQFDRLREVAATRTSHGQLIDLLAHVEANQVYLILAYHTGDAAGQNMVTFCTEAVCETILETSPVKPVSWFLEANMSGDKKATVLSFLQTRGRHVMAEVTLPRRLVERGLHTTPERMDEYWRTSFVGGAQSGSIGVSGHIANGIAALFLACGQDVACVSEASVGITRLELTGTGNLHCAVTLPNLIVGTVGGGTRMPTARECLRIMRCEGAVENKRQASKFAEIAAAVALAGEISIVGAICAGEFAGSHQRLGRAPAG
- a CDS encoding GNAT family N-acetyltransferase, which codes for MSAIRIESAGDARSFEEVRERVGPEAASEAPPLPGSTLMVAWRGDQPVARLACRVAPDLHDAPGASGMVGFYEALESEAGATLLRAACAALAERSVARVLGPMNGSTWARYRLALRPPGEAHGDDPPFLTEPWNPPRYPGDFEAAGFSVVAHYESRIDLDLDADAEDADTLEARVRHAGIRVRALEPGDFDRELARLFTLSLECFAGNLYYTPIDFDTFRAQYEKIRPLIDPTLVLIAETDRRPVAFQFAFRDPLSPDPSKPRVIVKTVATSPACRGLGLGGHMLDLIRRRAREMGAGSVIHALMYVRNLSMRMSARHETEVFRRYALYQWTP
- a CDS encoding DUF3419 family protein; protein product: MTAPAAARARAPEASIGQRAAFDFVRYGNVWEDADILCEALAPVARGGRLCSIASAGDNALALLTLDPAEVVAVDLSGAQLACLDLRMAAFRRLDHAERLAFLGVTASDRRAEVYRQLRGDLSPSGREFWDAHPVAITAGPIHAGKFERYFRLFRRCVLPLIHGRSTVRDLVRPKSVQDQRAFYQSRWDTWRWRALFKAFFSRAVMGRLGRDPEFFAGVHGPVGERILERTRQALTELPVSTNPYLVFIVCGTFTADALPRYLRPEHEAAIRARLDRLRLRQGTVQSAGGVFDGFNLSDIFEYMPMLEHEICYADILDHARPGARLVYWNMLAPRSRPSSLAARAAPLEGEARALHARDRAWFYQRLHVDQVSGGKA